From a single Methylosinus sp. H3A genomic region:
- a CDS encoding SDR family NAD(P)-dependent oxidoreductase: MSEADFKKKALLAIETLRARVRELEDARAEPIAIIGYAARLPGARDAEAFWRLLSEGRDGVSPIPADRWDADAFYDPDPDAAGKVTTRRAGFADDVANFDAQFFGVSPREAEFLDPQHRLMLETSWHAIEHAGIAPADLEGSRTGMFVGLSTHDYLTLLSGKLGYAVIEAYFGTGTSPAACAGRVSFRLGFEGPAVTIDTACSSSLVTLHEAAQALRAGECELALAGGVNVIYNVGTMINFSRARMLAPDGKCKTFDAAADGYVRGEGCGILVLKRLSDALRDGDNIRALIRGSAVNQDGASGGLTVPNGRAQQRVIREAMKQANLVAGEIDFLEAHGTGTSLGDPIEAQAAAAALGAGRPADRPLLIGSAKTNIGHLEAAAGVAGVLKVVLSLEHELLPKHLNFRTPSPHIPWKQLPLKVVSEPREWPRSERARRAGVSSFGFSGTNAHVILEEAPAPAASQHETARIPERPWRLLPFSARNAPALKALAQAYAERVEALPSVAAFADVCYTAGVGRSHLEHRAAIVAEDPASAARLLTALAEERPSPGVHMGVSADPPKTAWLFTGQGSQYAGMGRELYETQPIFRDTLDECAAAIKDILPRPLLEAMFAEDGAINHTSYAQPALFALEMGLARLWRSWGVSPDVVVGHSVGQYSAACVAGAFSLEQGARLLAERGRLFGALPAGGSMAAIFAEAAAVEARLSAYPHVSVAAYNGAHIVISGPQVDVLAVTEQFRGEGKRAEALETSHAFHSELLEPALDAFEAFAEKIPFENLTRTLVCNRSGKALGAQTRLDAQYWRRHSRQPVQFAQSVQTLASLGCRVVLEIGPQPVLAAMALRAWPDATPAPQPVASLRRDSSDARQIEEALGQLYVAGARIDFKAVEAPWKRKKVDLPLYPFQRKRFWFKQTRAPAQDKKSADSQILQMIEDGQLEELGGRLRLSDDNGATQRVLQALYDHYQRERFSQNTAENLYELAWSKRAGRDFSPSTSAHSWLVTACSEASARPLMDELTSAGHAARFVDLAAAADFPRLVAAALPTRVAILTNIDTPEGFGEASLKRFESVVMAGACGLAQALAASGAKTPIFLVTSGAQPVAESDAIDPTQGCAFGFGKVLALEHPDLWGGLVDLPAAEASAADWRACANILRAETRESEDQFAIRGGQTFIVRLRRRTIAAARPLDIGPEKTYLVTGGLGALGLEAAAYLAGQGARHIALTSRRTPDDRAHQRLEALRERYEGCELRVIPGDVSSEADVARILERIRESMPPLAGVIHAAGEIDATRLTALEQKHIEKVFAGKVWGAYRLTRALEGASLDFFISFSSIASVWGSFGQTAYAAANGFLDSLAAWQRRQGMPGASVNFGPWSAGMADEAAREQLAKRGVLELSSELALNGMKAVLESADGRGVVARVDWARFLPVFQLQARRAFMKELEKETPEGEEQIIGGGALAQRLLLAPAEGRKRMLLDHMRQVLAEVVRLDPAQIREEAGFFDLGMDSLMAIELRKRLEKDLGETLPATMAIDHPRLTDAADFLLSRIGLQNEAQAEAAPVVQTLRADEPIAIVGLACRLPGAGGADAYWDLLSHGVDAIREAPSERFDIDELYDPDPEAAGKVYTRNGGYMEGVDLFDSELFGVSPREALWMEPQQRLVLETAWEALEDAGLGPAGLSRSRTGVFVGVGANEYSHLLAGSPEEIQAYFITGNALNVIAGRVAFSLGLEGPAMAIDTACSSSLVALHEAAQALRAGECDMSLAAGVNVLLSPATMIAACRARMLSPDGRCKTFDASADGYARGEGVGVLVLKRLSDAERDGDRIRAVLRGSAVNQDGASSGLTVPNGRAQQRVIRAALDQAGLAPADVDYIEAHGTGTSLGDPIEAQAAAAALGAGRPADRPLLIGSAKTNIGHLEAAAGVAGVIKVVLSLEHGLLPKHLHFKTPSPHIPWKELPLKIVSEARPWPRSDRKRRAGVSSFGFSGTNAHVILEEAPAPAAAPAGENAAPAERPWQLLPLSARSAPALQALAQSYAARVEALPSVAAFADICHTAGVARSHLEHRAAIVAQDGADAARLLAALAEGRPAPGLHSGISADPPKTAWLFTGQGSQYAGMGRELYETQPLFKETLDQCAAAIGDILSRPLLEVMFGEDGAINHTSYAQPALFALEMGLARLWRSWGMTPDVVLGHSVGQYAAACVAGAFSLEQGARLLAERGRLFGDLPAGGSMAAVFAEAGLVEARLSSYPRVSVAAYNGANIVISGPQKDVRALVEAFRGEGRRTEELETSHAFHSELLEPALDAFEAFAGETPFETLTHTLVCNRTGRALDAQTRLDAQYWRRHSRQSVQFAQSVQTLADLGCRVLVEIGPQPVLAAMSLRAWPDARPAPQAVASLRRDSSDARQIEEALGQLYVAGARPDFAAIDAPWKRSKVDIPKYPFQRKKYWPRAIVARGGGAAGAGALLGSLCDLPSGDTLYATCFSVKHLPWLEDHVIYGAMVVPGATYASMALAAVGAPAQLREVFFYEPIVFTGEEQRDVQLTLRASEEASPGLRKFEVHSRPRGDRDASWSLNASGSVELETAIGVEAPEAIDTIIGRLSPMPPQRLFEGFAENELRWGPNWSGSLRALWAEGPEAVGELQAGEELSEHISSEPIHPVLLDLCTGVAGAVLLAAAPEAAADDGSLFLPLRYERVTLREKMPRRFYCHARWRADADERSETQAFDLVFVDGEGRYLGGIDDFVVKRAPRQALLRGLGVDASRLLHLLSWRERPLVAAPAAEATPSEVALIVAAPDHPRLPALRATLAERGRRIVTIAPAAAYERRDDGFTLDPRDAEHWRKAFLALAETGESAFALVFLATGHAGPIETETADSLRARLANNLDGIIGATRYLVGPGATAPARGLWLVTERAVAADPSENVDPAQSAIWGLGRTILAEQSDAHCALIDTDGSAEAIQSLADALLSGAPEPEFALRRKKCMAPRLMPWARSGLLAAPPQDYRLQPSERGAIDNLRLAPESFAPPGPGHVQLRPLAGGLNFRDVLNVLGLYPGDPGEIGGELAGVVTAVGEDAEGFAIGDRVFGFAPGGAFATAVNTPYPFLAHQPAGVGAAEAATLPAAMLTVMLGYEWALPKKGERVLIHAASGGVGLAAVQLAQKAGAIVYATASAPKQQTLRDLGVEYIYDSRTLDFADQILADTGGAGVDIVLNSLTSEGFVAATVRATAQGGRFIEIAKRDIWTAEAMAKARPDIAYHILALDDVMRDDLPRIERMLDSLAEDLGRGELQTLPFMAYPITEAKTAFRCMQQARHIGKIVLTVPEAPKPRRDRSYLVTGGLGALGLRTAEFLAQQGAGRLVLTSRRPPDDSAKEAIAAIAAQYDCRVDAITADVGDESSLRALLEGVRRDGPPLGGVFHLAGVLDDALIPQQTPEKVLKTLAPKALGAWLLHLLTLEDAPELFVMFSSASAVLGSPGQANYAAANAFLDGLAAHRHALGLPAASVNYGPWADAGMAASEAARVNLGRQGLTPLKPTMALSAMAEMIRHGAAQAIVIGAQWQRIAKLMGPTRPPMLEHVLPKAAAAQAFDGAFLKQLEKVPEEQRADFLTEHLQGQLQHILGLAQPPAPDSRFLELGMDSLMAVELRNRLLGQFGASVSIPSTVVFDHPTVRALAEYLASQTAEGGAGESAPPATTPTDSEKEKELEGTPS, translated from the coding sequence GTGAGCGAGGCCGACTTCAAGAAGAAGGCGCTCCTCGCCATAGAAACGCTGCGCGCCCGCGTGCGCGAGCTCGAGGACGCCCGCGCCGAGCCCATCGCCATCATCGGCTATGCCGCTCGTCTGCCCGGCGCGCGCGACGCCGAGGCCTTCTGGCGCCTGCTGAGCGAAGGGCGGGACGGCGTTTCGCCGATTCCGGCCGACCGCTGGGACGCCGACGCTTTCTATGATCCCGATCCCGACGCCGCCGGCAAGGTGACGACTCGTCGCGCCGGCTTTGCCGACGACGTCGCCAATTTCGACGCGCAATTTTTCGGCGTGTCGCCGCGCGAAGCGGAGTTTCTGGATCCGCAACATCGCCTGATGCTGGAGACGAGCTGGCACGCGATCGAGCATGCGGGCATAGCTCCCGCCGATCTCGAGGGCAGCCGCACCGGCATGTTCGTCGGCCTCAGCACGCATGACTATCTGACGCTGCTGTCCGGCAAGCTGGGCTATGCGGTCATCGAGGCCTATTTCGGCACCGGCACCTCGCCCGCCGCCTGCGCCGGACGCGTGAGCTTCCGTCTCGGCTTCGAGGGGCCGGCCGTCACCATCGACACGGCCTGCAGCTCCTCGCTGGTCACGCTGCACGAGGCCGCGCAGGCGCTGCGCGCCGGCGAATGCGAGCTCGCCCTCGCGGGCGGCGTGAACGTCATCTACAATGTCGGCACGATGATCAACTTCTCCCGCGCGCGCATGCTCGCGCCGGACGGGAAGTGCAAGACCTTCGACGCCGCCGCCGACGGCTATGTGCGCGGCGAGGGTTGCGGAATTTTAGTGCTGAAGCGCCTATCCGACGCTTTGCGCGACGGCGACAACATTCGCGCGCTGATCCGCGGCAGCGCCGTCAATCAGGACGGCGCCTCGGGCGGCCTCACCGTCCCCAATGGCCGCGCGCAGCAGCGCGTCATTCGCGAGGCGATGAAGCAGGCCAATCTCGTCGCCGGCGAGATCGACTTTCTCGAGGCGCATGGCACGGGAACATCGCTCGGCGATCCCATAGAGGCGCAGGCCGCGGCCGCCGCGCTCGGCGCAGGCCGCCCGGCGGACAGGCCGCTGCTCATCGGCTCGGCCAAGACCAATATCGGCCATCTCGAGGCCGCGGCCGGCGTCGCCGGCGTGCTGAAAGTGGTCCTCTCGCTCGAGCATGAGCTGCTGCCGAAACATCTCAATTTCCGCACGCCATCGCCGCATATTCCGTGGAAGCAGCTGCCGCTGAAAGTCGTGTCGGAGCCGCGCGAATGGCCGCGCTCCGAGCGCGCGCGGCGCGCCGGCGTCAGCTCCTTCGGCTTTTCCGGCACCAACGCCCATGTGATTCTCGAGGAGGCGCCCGCGCCTGCCGCCTCGCAGCACGAGACCGCGCGCATCCCCGAGCGTCCCTGGCGTCTGCTGCCGTTTTCGGCGCGCAACGCTCCGGCGCTGAAGGCGCTGGCGCAGGCCTATGCCGAGCGCGTCGAGGCGCTGCCTTCGGTCGCGGCCTTCGCGGATGTCTGCTATACGGCGGGCGTCGGCCGCTCGCATCTCGAGCATCGCGCGGCGATCGTGGCGGAAGATCCGGCGAGCGCGGCGCGGCTGCTCACGGCGCTCGCCGAAGAGCGTCCGTCGCCGGGCGTTCACATGGGCGTCTCGGCCGATCCGCCGAAGACCGCATGGCTCTTCACCGGCCAAGGCAGCCAATATGCCGGCATGGGCCGCGAGCTCTATGAGACGCAGCCGATTTTCCGCGACACGCTCGACGAATGCGCGGCGGCGATAAAGGACATTCTGCCGCGTCCGCTGCTCGAGGCGATGTTCGCCGAGGACGGCGCCATCAATCACACATCTTACGCGCAACCGGCGCTGTTCGCGCTCGAGATGGGCCTCGCGCGTCTGTGGCGCAGCTGGGGCGTCTCGCCGGATGTGGTGGTCGGCCACAGCGTCGGCCAATATTCCGCGGCCTGCGTCGCCGGCGCTTTTTCGTTGGAACAGGGCGCGCGTCTCCTCGCCGAGCGCGGACGTTTGTTCGGCGCATTGCCGGCGGGCGGCTCCATGGCGGCGATCTTCGCCGAGGCGGCCGCCGTCGAGGCGCGTCTTTCCGCCTATCCGCATGTTTCGGTCGCCGCCTATAATGGCGCGCATATCGTCATCAGCGGCCCGCAGGTGGATGTTCTGGCGGTGACGGAGCAATTCCGCGGCGAAGGCAAACGCGCCGAGGCGCTTGAGACCTCGCACGCTTTCCATTCGGAACTGCTGGAGCCGGCGCTCGATGCTTTCGAAGCCTTCGCCGAAAAAATTCCCTTCGAGAATTTGACGCGCACGCTCGTCTGCAACCGCAGCGGCAAGGCGCTCGGCGCGCAGACGCGGCTCGACGCGCAATATTGGCGTCGCCATTCGCGCCAGCCCGTGCAATTCGCGCAGAGCGTGCAGACGCTGGCGAGCCTCGGCTGCCGCGTCGTGCTGGAGATCGGCCCGCAGCCGGTGCTCGCGGCGATGGCGCTGCGCGCCTGGCCGGATGCGACACCGGCGCCGCAGCCGGTCGCCTCGCTGCGCCGGGACTCTTCCGACGCTCGGCAGATCGAGGAGGCTTTGGGCCAGCTCTATGTCGCCGGCGCGCGCATCGATTTCAAAGCCGTCGAGGCGCCGTGGAAGCGCAAAAAGGTCGATCTGCCGCTCTATCCGTTCCAGCGCAAACGCTTCTGGTTCAAGCAGACGCGCGCGCCGGCGCAGGACAAGAAGAGCGCCGACTCGCAAATCCTGCAAATGATCGAGGATGGCCAGCTCGAGGAGCTCGGCGGCCGGCTGCGCCTTTCCGACGACAATGGCGCGACGCAGCGCGTTCTGCAGGCGCTCTACGATCATTATCAGCGCGAGCGCTTCTCGCAGAACACCGCCGAAAATCTCTATGAGCTCGCCTGGAGCAAGCGCGCCGGCCGCGATTTCTCGCCCTCGACGAGCGCGCATTCCTGGCTCGTCACCGCTTGCAGCGAAGCGTCGGCGCGTCCACTCATGGACGAGCTGACCAGCGCCGGCCACGCCGCGCGCTTCGTCGATCTCGCCGCCGCCGCGGATTTCCCGCGTCTCGTCGCCGCCGCTCTGCCGACGCGCGTCGCGATCCTCACCAATATCGATACGCCCGAGGGCTTCGGCGAAGCCTCGCTGAAGCGCTTCGAGTCCGTCGTGATGGCCGGCGCCTGCGGTCTCGCCCAGGCTCTCGCGGCCTCGGGCGCGAAGACGCCCATTTTCCTCGTCACGAGCGGCGCACAGCCGGTCGCCGAGAGTGACGCTATCGATCCGACGCAGGGCTGCGCCTTCGGCTTCGGCAAGGTGCTGGCGCTCGAGCATCCCGATCTCTGGGGCGGCCTGGTCGATCTTCCCGCCGCCGAAGCGTCGGCCGCCGACTGGCGCGCCTGCGCGAATATTCTGCGCGCGGAGACGCGCGAGAGCGAGGATCAATTCGCCATTCGCGGCGGACAGACCTTCATCGTTCGCCTGCGCCGCCGGACGATCGCGGCGGCGCGGCCGCTCGATATCGGGCCAGAAAAAACCTATCTCGTGACCGGCGGCCTCGGCGCGCTGGGATTGGAAGCGGCCGCCTATCTCGCGGGGCAGGGCGCGCGTCACATCGCGCTCACCAGCCGGCGCACGCCGGACGATCGCGCGCATCAGCGTCTCGAGGCGCTGCGCGAGCGCTATGAGGGCTGCGAGCTGCGCGTCATTCCGGGCGATGTCTCCTCAGAGGCGGATGTCGCGCGCATTCTGGAGCGCATCCGCGAGTCCATGCCGCCGCTCGCCGGCGTCATTCACGCCGCCGGCGAGATCGACGCGACGCGCCTCACCGCGCTCGAACAAAAGCACATAGAGAAAGTCTTCGCCGGCAAGGTCTGGGGCGCCTATCGGCTGACGCGCGCGCTCGAAGGCGCGTCGCTCGACTTTTTCATCTCCTTCTCCTCCATCGCCTCTGTGTGGGGCAGCTTCGGCCAGACGGCCTATGCCGCCGCCAATGGCTTCCTCGACTCGCTCGCCGCCTGGCAGCGCCGCCAGGGAATGCCGGGCGCGAGCGTGAATTTCGGCCCCTGGTCCGCCGGCATGGCGGATGAGGCGGCGCGCGAGCAATTGGCCAAGCGCGGCGTGCTCGAGCTCTCCTCCGAGCTGGCGCTGAACGGCATGAAGGCGGTGCTCGAATCCGCCGATGGCCGCGGCGTCGTGGCGCGCGTCGACTGGGCGCGCTTCCTGCCCGTGTTCCAGCTGCAGGCGCGGCGCGCCTTCATGAAGGAGCTGGAGAAAGAGACGCCCGAGGGCGAGGAGCAGATCATCGGCGGCGGCGCGCTGGCGCAGCGTCTGCTGCTGGCGCCGGCCGAGGGCCGCAAGCGCATGCTGCTCGACCATATGCGGCAGGTGCTGGCCGAGGTGGTGCGTCTCGACCCGGCGCAGATTCGCGAGGAGGCCGGCTTCTTCGATCTCGGCATGGATTCGCTGATGGCGATCGAGCTGCGCAAGCGGCTGGAAAAAGACCTCGGCGAGACGCTGCCGGCGACCATGGCGATCGACCATCCGCGCTTGACCGACGCCGCCGATTTCCTCCTCTCGCGCATCGGATTGCAGAATGAGGCGCAGGCCGAGGCCGCGCCCGTCGTCCAGACTTTGCGCGCCGACGAGCCGATCGCCATCGTCGGCCTCGCCTGCCGCCTGCCCGGCGCTGGCGGCGCGGACGCCTATTGGGATCTGCTTTCGCATGGCGTCGACGCCATACGAGAGGCCCCGTCCGAGCGTTTCGACATAGACGAGCTCTATGATCCCGATCCCGAAGCGGCCGGCAAAGTCTATACGCGCAACGGCGGCTATATGGAGGGGGTCGATCTCTTCGACTCCGAGCTGTTCGGCGTGTCGCCGCGCGAGGCTCTGTGGATGGAGCCGCAGCAACGCCTCGTGCTGGAGACGGCGTGGGAAGCGCTCGAGGACGCGGGGCTCGGCCCGGCGGGACTGTCGCGCAGCCGCACCGGCGTCTTCGTCGGCGTCGGCGCCAATGAATATTCGCATCTTCTGGCGGGCTCGCCGGAGGAGATTCAGGCCTATTTCATCACCGGCAATGCGCTCAATGTGATCGCCGGCCGCGTCGCCTTCTCGCTCGGGCTCGAAGGTCCGGCGATGGCGATCGACACCGCCTGCTCTTCGTCTCTCGTCGCGCTGCACGAGGCCGCCCAGGCCCTGCGCGCGGGCGAATGCGACATGTCGCTCGCCGCGGGCGTCAATGTGCTGCTCAGCCCAGCGACGATGATCGCCGCCTGCCGCGCGCGCATGCTCTCGCCGGACGGCCGCTGCAAGACCTTCGACGCTTCGGCGGACGGCTATGCGCGCGGCGAGGGCGTCGGCGTGCTGGTGCTGAAACGCTTGTCGGACGCAGAGCGCGACGGCGACCGCATCCGCGCCGTGCTGCGCGGCAGCGCCGTCAATCAGGACGGCGCCTCCAGCGGCCTCACCGTTCCGAACGGCCGCGCGCAGCAGCGCGTCATTCGCGCGGCGCTGGATCAGGCCGGCCTCGCCCCGGCGGATGTCGATTATATCGAAGCCCACGGCACCGGCACCTCGCTCGGCGACCCCATCGAGGCGCAGGCCGCCGCCGCCGCGCTCGGCGCCGGACGGCCGGCCGATCGGCCTTTGCTCATCGGCTCCGCCAAGACGAATATCGGCCATTTGGAAGCCGCGGCGGGCGTCGCCGGCGTCATCAAGGTGGTGCTGTCGCTGGAGCATGGGCTCCTGCCCAAGCATCTGCATTTCAAGACGCCTTCGCCGCATATTCCGTGGAAGGAGCTGCCGCTTAAAATCGTTTCGGAGGCGCGCCCCTGGCCGCGCTCCGATCGCAAGCGGCGCGCCGGCGTCAGCTCGTTCGGCTTCTCGGGCACCAACGCCCATGTGATCCTCGAGGAAGCGCCGGCTCCCGCCGCGGCTCCGGCGGGCGAGAACGCCGCTCCGGCCGAGCGTCCCTGGCAATTGCTGCCGCTCTCGGCGCGCAGCGCTCCGGCGTTGCAGGCGCTGGCGCAGTCCTATGCCGCGCGCGTCGAGGCGTTGCCCTCTGTGGCCGCCTTCGCCGATATCTGCCACACGGCCGGCGTGGCGCGCTCCCATCTCGAGCATAGGGCGGCGATCGTCGCGCAGGATGGCGCCGACGCCGCGCGGCTGCTGGCGGCGCTCGCCGAGGGGCGTCCTGCGCCGGGACTTCACTCGGGCATTTCGGCGGACCCGCCGAAGACCGCCTGGCTGTTCACCGGACAGGGCAGCCAATATGCCGGCATGGGCCGCGAGCTCTATGAGACGCAGCCGCTCTTCAAGGAGACGCTGGACCAATGCGCCGCGGCGATCGGCGATATTCTGTCGCGCCCGTTGCTGGAGGTGATGTTCGGCGAGGACGGCGCGATCAATCATACATCCTATGCGCAGCCGGCCTTGTTCGCGCTGGAGATGGGCCTCGCGCGCCTGTGGCGCAGCTGGGGGATGACGCCGGACGTCGTGCTCGGCCATAGCGTCGGCCAATATGCGGCCGCCTGCGTCGCCGGCGCCTTTTCATTGGAGCAGGGCGCGCGTCTGCTCGCCGAGCGCGGGCGTCTGTTCGGCGATCTGCCGGCCGGCGGCTCGATGGCGGCGGTCTTCGCCGAGGCCGGCCTCGTCGAGGCGCGGCTCTCGTCCTATCCCCGCGTCTCCGTGGCCGCCTATAATGGCGCGAATATCGTCATCAGCGGTCCGCAGAAGGATGTTCGAGCGTTGGTCGAGGCTTTCCGCGGCGAAGGGCGCCGCACGGAAGAGCTGGAGACCTCGCACGCCTTCCATTCCGAGCTGCTGGAGCCGGCGCTCGACGCTTTCGAGGCCTTCGCCGGAGAAACGCCTTTCGAGACGCTGACGCATACGCTCGTCTGCAATCGTACCGGCCGGGCGCTGGACGCGCAGACGCGATTGGACGCGCAATATTGGCGTCGTCATTCACGCCAGTCGGTGCAATTCGCGCAGAGCGTGCAGACGCTCGCCGATCTGGGCTGCCGCGTGCTGGTGGAGATCGGCCCGCAGCCGGTGCTCGCGGCCATGTCGCTGCGCGCCTGGCCGGATGCGCGGCCCGCGCCGCAAGCGGTCGCCTCGCTGCGCCGGGATTCCTCCGACGCGCGGCAGATAGAGGAGGCCTTGGGCCAGCTCTATGTCGCGGGCGCGCGGCCGGATTTCGCGGCGATCGACGCGCCGTGGAAGCGCAGCAAGGTCGACATTCCGAAATATCCGTTCCAGCGCAAGAAATATTGGCCGCGCGCCATTGTCGCGCGTGGCGGCGGCGCGGCGGGCGCCGGCGCGCTGCTCGGCTCGCTCTGCGATCTCCCCTCGGGCGATACTCTCTATGCGACCTGCTTCAGCGTGAAGCATCTGCCCTGGCTCGAGGACCATGTGATCTATGGCGCCATGGTCGTGCCCGGCGCCACCTACGCCTCCATGGCGCTCGCCGCCGTCGGCGCGCCGGCGCAGCTGCGCGAGGTGTTCTTCTACGAGCCGATCGTCTTCACCGGCGAGGAGCAGCGCGATGTGCAATTGACGCTGCGCGCGAGCGAGGAAGCCTCGCCGGGCCTGCGCAAATTCGAGGTTCACAGCCGTCCGCGCGGCGATCGCGACGCGAGTTGGTCGCTCAACGCCTCCGGCAGCGTGGAGCTCGAGACCGCGATCGGCGTCGAAGCGCCCGAGGCCATAGACACGATCATCGGCCGGCTGTCGCCCATGCCGCCGCAACGTCTCTTCGAGGGCTTCGCGGAGAATGAGCTGCGCTGGGGGCCGAACTGGTCCGGCTCGCTGCGCGCGCTCTGGGCGGAAGGCCCCGAGGCGGTGGGCGAGCTGCAGGCCGGCGAGGAGCTTTCCGAGCATATTTCGAGCGAGCCCATCCATCCGGTGCTGCTCGATCTCTGCACCGGCGTCGCCGGCGCCGTGCTGCTCGCCGCAGCGCCCGAGGCCGCGGCCGACGACGGCAGCCTGTTCCTGCCGCTGCGTTACGAGCGCGTCACTCTGCGCGAGAAGATGCCGCGCCGCTTCTACTGCCATGCGCGCTGGCGCGCCGACGCCGACGAGCGCTCCGAGACGCAGGCTTTCGATCTCGTCTTCGTCGATGGCGAGGGACGCTATCTCGGCGGCATAGACGATTTCGTCGTCAAGCGCGCGCCGCGTCAGGCGCTGCTGCGCGGCCTCGGCGTCGACGCCAGCCGATTGCTGCATCTCTTGAGCTGGCGCGAGCGGCCGCTCGTCGCGGCGCCGGCCGCCGAGGCGACGCCGTCCGAAGTCGCGCTCATCGTCGCGGCGCCCGATCATCCGCGGCTGCCGGCTCTGCGCGCCACGCTCGCCGAGCGTGGACGCCGCATCGTCACGATTGCCCCGGCCGCGGCCTATGAGCGGCGGGACGACGGCTTCACGCTCGATCCGCGCGACGCAGAACATTGGCGCAAGGCCTTTCTCGCTCTCGCCGAAACGGGCGAGAGCGCCTTCGCCCTCGTCTTTCTGGCGACCGGCCATGCCGGGCCGATCGAGACCGAGACGGCCGACTCGCTACGCGCTCGCCTCGCCAATAATCTCGACGGAATCATCGGCGCGACGCGCTATCTCGTCGGTCCGGGCGCGACGGCGCCGGCGCGGGGGCTGTGGCTCGTCACCGAGCGCGCCGTCGCCGCCGATCCGAGCGAGAATGTCGATCCGGCGCAATCGGCGATCTGGGGCCTCGGCCGCACCATTCTCGCCGAGCAGTCCGACGCCCATTGCGCGCTGATCGACACGGATGGGAGCGCCGAAGCGATCCAATCCCTCGCCGATGCGCTGCTCTCCGGCGCGCCGGAGCCCGAATTCGCGCTGCGCCGGAAAAAATGCATGGCTCCACGGCTGATGCCCTGGGCGCGCAGCGGATTGCTCGCGGCGCCGCCGCAGGATTATCGCCTGCAGCCGAGCGAGCGCGGCGCGATCGACAATCTGCGCCTCGCGCCCGAGAGCTTCGCGCCGCCGGGGCCGGGGCATGTCCAGCTGCGTCCGCTCGCGGGCGGCTTGAACTTCCGCGACGTTCTGAACGTCCTCGGCCTCTATCCCGGCGATCCGGGCGAGATCGGCGGCGAGCTGGCCGGCGTGGTGACGGCGGTGGGCGAAGACGCCGAAGGTTTCGCCATCGGCGATCGCGTGTTCGGCTTCGCGCCGGGCGGCGCTTTCGCGACCGCGGTGAACACGCCCTATCCCTTCCTCGCGCATCAGCCGGCGGGCGTCGGCGCGGCGGAGGCGGCGACGCTGCCGGCGGCCATGCTGACCGTCATGCTCGGCTATGAATGGGCGCTGCCGAAAAAGGGCGAGCGCGTGCTGATCCATGCGGCCTCTGGCGGCGTCGGCCTCGCGGCCGTGCAGCTCGCGCAAAAGGCGGGGGCGATCGTCTACGCCACGGCGAGCGCGCCCAAGCAGCAGACGCTGCGCGATCTCGGCGTCGAATATATCTACGACTCGCGCACGCTCGACTTCGCCGACCAGATATTGGCGGACACAGGCGGCGCCGGCGTCGATATCGTGCTGAACAGCCTGACGAGCGAAGGCTTCGTCGCCGCCACGGTGCGCGCGACGGCGCAGGGCGGCCGCTTCATCGAGATCGCCAAGCGCGACATATGGACGGCCGAGGCGATGGCAAAGGCGCGGCCCGACATCGCCTATCACATATTGGCGCTGGACGATGTGATGCGCGACGATCTTCCGCGCATCGAGCGAATGCTGGATTCGCTCGCCGAGGATCTCGGTCGAGGCGAATTGCAGACGCTGCCTTTCATGGCCTATCCGATCACCGAGGCGAAAACGGCCTTCCGCTGCATGCAGCAGGCCCGTCATATCGGCAAGATCGTGCTCACCGTGCCGGAGGCGCCCAAGCCCCGCCGCGATAGAAGCTATCTCGTCACCGGCGGCCTCGGCGCGCTCGGCCTGCGCACGGCGGAATTTCTGGCGCAGCAGGGCGCTGGACGTCTCGTGCTCACGAGCCGCCGGCCGCCGGACGACAGCGCGAAAGAGGCGATCGCGGCGATCGCGGCGCAATATGATTGCCGGGTCGACGCCATCACGGCCGATGTCGGCGACGAGTCGAGCCTTCGCGCGCTGCTCGAGGGCGTGCGGCGCGACGGGCCGCCGCTCGGCGGCGTCTTCCATCTGGCCGGCGTGCTGGACGATGCGCTGATCCCGCAGCAGACGCCGGAAAAAGTGCTGAAGACCCTCGCGCCGAAAGCGCTCGGCGCCTGGTTGCTGCATCTTTTGACGCTCGAGGACGCGCCGGAGCTCTTCGTGATGTTCTCCTCCGCGTCGGCCGTTCTCGGCTCGCCTGGGCAGGCGAATTACGCGGCGGCCAACGCCTTCCTCGACGGCCTCGCGGCGCATCGCCATGCGCTGGGCCTGCCGGCGGCGAGCGTGAATTACGGGCCTTGGGCCGACGCCGGCATGGCGGCGAGCGAGGCCGCGCGCGTCAATCTCGGAAGGCAGGGGCTGACGCCTTTGAAGCCGACGATGGCGCTCTCGGCCATGGCGGAGATGATCCGTCATGGCGCGGCGCAGGCGATCGTCATCGGCGCCCAATGGCAGCGGATCGCCAAGCTGATGGGACCGACCCGCCCGCCCATGCTGGAGCATGTGCTGCCCAAGGCCGCCGCGGCGCAGGCCTTCGACGGCGCCTTTTTGAAGCAGCTCGAAAAAGTGCCGGAGGAGCAGCGCGCCGACTTCCTGACCGAGCATCTGCAAGGGCAATTGCAGCATATTCTGGGGCTCGCGCAGCCGCCCGCGCCGGACAGCCGATTCCTGGAGCTCGGCATGGACTCGCTGATGGCGGTGGAGCTGCGCAATCGCCTGCTCGGGCAATTCGGCGCCTCGGTCTCTATTCCCTCGACCGTCGTCTTCGATCATCCGACGGTGCGCGCGCTGGCCGAATATCTCGCCAGCCAGACGGCGGAAGGCGGCGCCGGCGAATCGGCTCCGCCCGCGACGACGCCGACCGATTCGGAAAAAGAAAAAGAGCTGGAGGGGACGCCGTCCTGA